The genomic stretch TGTTTCAATGAGAAACCTATGTGCTCCAATCACAAGAAATAGTGCCGTTGCCATTAAGTTTTTCATGGTTCCAATGGCAGGGAGAGAATTTTGAGTGACTGGGTCTAGAATTTCCGTATAACCAAAGCCAATTTGATTATTAAAAAATTCACCAGCCATTTGAAAGGCGGCAAACACAAGTGATACGAGAAATCCAATAAATACACCAACCAACATTTCGGAAATAATTAGAATTCCGAAGTTGATCATATGACCGGGGACAGGCGGCATATAAGTTGCGACAACTGGATAAACAATGAGTGATACCATAAAGGAAAAGATCATACGGAGTGAAAAATTGATTGATTCAGAAGAGAAAAAGGGTGCTACAAGGAAAAGTCCGAGAAGTCGAACTAAGACAAAGAGAAAAGATTGAAAGTGTAAAACAAATGATTCCATATCATATCTTTTCTATCATAAAAAAAATTTCACGAGTGTAGTCCGTCATCACTCGCACCATCCAAGCTGAAAAAAATACAATCACAGCAAAAATAGAAACTAGTTTCGGAACAAAGGCAATGGTAGGTTCTTGGATGGAAGTTGTAGTTTGTAAAATCCCAACAATCAGTCCCACCACAAGTGCAGTAATCAAAATGGGACTAGAAATTTTTAGAGTCACAATGAATGCTTCTCGCATCAAGTTGACAACATCGACTTCTGTCATTTATAACTCCTCACAAGTTCCAGAACAAGTAGGTTCCATCCATCAATCAAAATGAAAAGAATAAGCTTTAACGGAAGGGAGATCATTACCGGAGGTAACATCATAAAACCCATAGCAAGAAGGGCTGATGCAACAATCAAA from Leptospira bourretii encodes the following:
- the fliR gene encoding flagellar biosynthetic protein FliR, whose translation is MESFVLHFQSFLFVLVRLLGLFLVAPFFSSESINFSLRMIFSFMVSLIVYPVVATYMPPVPGHMINFGILIISEMLVGVFIGFLVSLVFAAFQMAGEFFNNQIGFGYTEILDPVTQNSLPAIGTMKNLMATALFLVIGAHRFLIETIAYSFEKIRIIAFTGKVNAGLYRLMEDAIGAMFVVSFKIALPVMGILFLVSLAEGLMGKAAQQMNVMSMSFPLKVFIGTLTLIATLTFIATQMVQGIQISMDKASLLIREWPNL
- the fliQ gene encoding flagellar biosynthesis protein FliQ, whose protein sequence is MTEVDVVNLMREAFIVTLKISSPILITALVVGLIVGILQTTTSIQEPTIAFVPKLVSIFAVIVFFSAWMVRVMTDYTREIFFMIEKI